CTGGAGCAAAATCTGCTGGTTGCACCCAAGAGTGGATATCATTTCCCCATAGATGCGTATACACGCATGAACTCTTTGTTGGATGAAGGTATTTTTGAAGAATGGGATGCAGATATCTCGTCAGTTGATCCATTATCATTTGCCGACAGCAAACCCTACATTGAACGTCTGGAGACGTACCGCAAGAAAACCAATTTAACCGATGCCGTGGTCTGCGGATCGGGAAAGCTGCATGATATACCGATTGAAATTTCTGTTATGGATTTTCGTTTTATTGGTGCGAGCATGGGATCAGTCGTTGGAGAAAAAATCACGCGTAGTATCGAACGGGCTACGGAGCGTGGAGTTCCCGGTATTATTATTTGTTCCTCTGGAGGTGCCCGTATGCAGGAAGGTATTTTAAGCTTAATGCAAATGGCGAAAACGAGTGCTGCACTTGCGCGACACGCAAAAGCGAAACTCCCTTACATTTCAGTTCTGACTAATCCAACATTCGCTGGAGTTATGGCGAGCTTTGCATCCTTAGGCGATTTGATCATTGCTGAGCCAGGGGCATTGATTGGTTTTGCGGGTGCTCGTGTGATCAAGGAGACCACCAAAGAAGAATTGCCCAAAGGATTTCAGACGGCCGAATTTTTGTTGGAGCACGGACTCATCGATCAGATTGTTCACCGCCATGAGTTGAAGGGGCGTTTGAAATCCTTTCTATCGGTGATGTGGTCAGCTGACCGTCCTGCCTAGGATCAATTTGATTTTACCCGCATCCTCCTGTGAATTTTTCTCAGACCAGGGATTATCTGTTTAGCCTGCGCAACAAAGGTTCCACTTTCGGAATCGATCGCATGGCAACCTTCATTGAAGCTTTGGGGAGGCCCGACAAGGCTTATCCAATAATTCATATTGCTGGTACGAATGGCAAAGGATCAACCGCTGCGATGCTCGAAAAGATATTCCGATCGGCTGGTTACAAAACGGGGCTCTTTACTTCACCGCACCTTGTTTTTTTAGGAGAACGCATTCAGGTAAATCGCACTTCAATTACTCCCGAAACAATTACATCGCTGATCGGTGATCTCGATATTCACGCCAAAGCCATTGCTGGAGAAGGGGAAGAAAATCATCCTACGTTTTTCGAATTCATGGCGGCCATGGCCATGGTTCATTTCAAGAATGAAGCGGTGGATATTGCTATTATTGAGACCGGCTTGGGAGGTAGATTGGATGCGACCAACGTGGTAGATCCACTGATCTCTGTGATCACCTCCATTGGCTTGGACCACACCGAAATTCTTGGCGATACGATTGAGAAAATTGCGGGAGAAAAGGCAGGTATCATTAAGCAGAACAAACCGGTGGTGATAGGTCGGGTGCCCGATTCAGCAGCTGATGTTTTAATCAATGTTGCGGCTGAAAAGAATGCTTCAGTGATTTCGGTCCGACAAAAATTTGGCGATGAGGTGGAAGCCTATCCGCTCACAAACCTATTTGGAACATTTCAACGGTGGAATGCTGCTACAGCGATCACCACCTGCGAGTATTTGGAGAAATCGTTTCCTGGTCTTCTGGAAATTTCGAATTCTGCCTTGGAACAAGTCGATTGGCCGGGGCGGTGGCAGCGGATGATTCTCCCCTGCGGAAGGACCGTAATCCTGGATGCAACCCACAACTCGGAAGGGGCGCAGTTTCTTGAGGAAAATCTGGGGACACTCGAACGGGAGCTCGGTCAAAAACCATGGATTGTCGTGGGGACGCTTGGAGATCTTCGCGCCCAATATCTTATTCCCGCCGTAGCCAGGTATGCCCGTGCGCTTTATTTCCTGGAGCCAAAACAGCCTAGAGCTGCTACCTTTGAGGATCTGCAAAAGTACATTCCTGAAAGATCGAAATGCCCGAGCGAAAATGCTTTTATTGAGCAACTCTTCCCCGACAAAGAAACCTGCTCCATTGGTCAGCCGGGCGATACGATCGTGGTAACGGGCTCCATTTACCTGCTGGGTGAAGTGCTGGAAAGACTTACCGGACAACAAAAGGAAATCGGTGCAGCCTTGCAGGATCTGATCTAGGTTTGGGTTTAAACTCCAACCGGGCTTGTGAGCAGACCGATTAATTCTTCGGTCTCTGGAATATCCTTGATGATTTGTTCCGGGTCAGGACCAACTCCTACATAACGAAGGTTAACCAGTTTTTTTGGTGTGATACCCTCGTAAGCTACATCGCAGGTAGCTTTTACCATTCCGGCGATGTACCTTTGTGCATTCAAGGGCAGATCTGCAAAACTTCTGATTGAAGAAATATCTTCTTCCCAACCTTCATACTCTTCATAAATCGCGGTCAATTCTTGTCGGTAGGAATCATCACGCGGCACATGGTTCACGCGTTTCCCTGCTTTGTCCCGATAAGCCACACAGATTTTCAGCGACCCGCTCCATTCGTCATTATGGCTTAACGCATCCAGCTTGTTTATCATCAAGTCCTGCAAACCTCCATAGCGAAGCGCATCTCCTTTTTCAACCGCATCGTACCAACCGACCATGCGTTGGCGTCCGGTAGAGGTTCCGAATTCCAGGGTTTTCAAAAAATTGCCGAGTGCATCCTCTTCGTCAAACTGCGTAATAAAAAGATGGGTGCCTACTTTGGTATCGTAAGCCTTGGCTACACCGATGGTGTGAACCGGTTGCACTGGAATTCCGGCTGAATTAAAAATCTCCGGAGTAAAACTGTGCGAGGCTGTTACGTTTGGGCTAAATCCCTGGCGTTTATCCAACCAGTAAGCTTGGCCAAATTCTCCGATGATATATTTTTCATCTTCCAGTGCCTTGATTACTAGTTCCCTGATATCCTTAACTTGGGAAACCAGCTTTTGTCCTGCTTCCCAATAGACATCGACGAGTTTATCCACGTTGATCGTGAAAGGCGTCTCTCCTTTGAAGATTCCAAAATCGAATTCCGAGGCATCAAATATTCCTGCATCGATACTCTCCTGATTCGCTCTCACTTCGGCTGTTGTCAGTGTGTCGAAAAATTTCGCCCACTCTTCCTCTGGAACCTGACAAACGTGTTGAATCGTACGGACGGCTCTGTCGCATTTCTGGGCCAGTTTTTTGTGAAACGCTTCCTTTGAATCACGGAACGCCGCGTAGTGGATTTGCCATTGTCCGGTCTCGTCCTGAAAAGAGGGAGTAATACCGCGCCCCGTCGAACCACGTGGAGTTTCGCCAAGGATGTTTGCCCGGTAATATTCGAATGCGAGGTCTAGCAGCCTGTGAGTCAGGTCCGAAACCATGGTTCGCTCATCTATCGCCAAACGATTTATTATATCGTAACCACGCGCCTCCAAAGGAATAGCTTCCCATAAAAATTTGCGGGGATCAGCAACCACCCCGGCACCGATGCCCAGGTGAGGGACCTCTTTGGCTATGACGCCGGCTGGAAGCAGGTTGAGTTTCAACCCCCCGGCTGTATGACCTGAGTTTGCGCCTCCATTTACTTTTAGAACGATCGCCACAGGATCCTCTTGCCCAGTGGTTTCTTTCAATTCGGAAATGGCCTCATAAATGAGTCTACCTTTTCCCTCATCACCGAAACTGATTCCGGTGTCTGCGATTATCTTACTAGAGAATGCGGGGGTCGCCATGGACTGTTGTGTTGCTCCGTTATTTCAAACAAAGCGACTTGGTGTATCTCCCGACACGTTTCTAGTAAACAAAATTCGGGAACGAAATGCTCTCCTGTTTAGATTTATCAACCTCTATGTCTCTTTCACAGTGTCAGTGACTGAAGCGAATATTTGAAACCCTTGGTTTGCCCAAAACCATAGGAATGGCTTTCTTCAGTACTCCACAACTTTTAAGCGACGGATGGAACGCCGCGATTTCCTTGTACCGCTCTCCAAGCTATCGGAGCAACTTACGGTAAATACCGAAGTCGTGACAACGCGCCGTGATCTTGAAACGACCGCTTAGTTCCAAGAGAACAAATCGTTGTTTCTCATCCATTAGGTCCAAATTGTCCCAAGGCATAACGGTTTTTAGCGTACCATGTGTGCCCGGCCTTTTGACCTCTTTCTACCAAATATGAAATATGAACATCGACCCTTTTTTCTGCTTTTCGACCCTTTTTTCTGCTTTTCTTCTTCCTACGGTATAACAGGGACATCGGTAACACTTTATCTAAAGACATCGGTTACAGTTAGGAGGTATATGTTTGAGTTGAGGATGTGGGTCAAGGTTTGGTTGGTCAGCAGCTTGCGTCGCTTCGTGGAGGCCGTCCTCCGTAGGAGGTGCCGCGTAGCGGCAAGGCCGGAGCGAAGCGACGCAAGCTGCTCTTGCAATGCAATCATGTTATTTTCTTCTGGTTTGTTTTCTGCGCTCTCGACTCGACCGCGGGGTTTGGTCTGGCTTTACGATTATGCAGTCAGGGCGATATGGATCGTTGCAGTTAAATTCAAGATTTCCTAGATGCAGGTTGGCATAGTGCAGCTCAGTAATTGCTTTTTCATTTTCAAACAA
The nucleotide sequence above comes from Verrucomicrobiota bacterium. Encoded proteins:
- the accD gene encoding acetyl-CoA carboxylase, carboxyltransferase subunit beta; the encoded protein is MPLFSKPKYSTVTVKKKDIPHGLWTKDPITGDLIYNKELEQNLLVAPKSGYHFPIDAYTRMNSLLDEGIFEEWDADISSVDPLSFADSKPYIERLETYRKKTNLTDAVVCGSGKLHDIPIEISVMDFRFIGASMGSVVGEKITRSIERATERGVPGIIICSSGGARMQEGILSLMQMAKTSAALARHAKAKLPYISVLTNPTFAGVMASFASLGDLIIAEPGALIGFAGARVIKETTKEELPKGFQTAEFLLEHGLIDQIVHRHELKGRLKSFLSVMWSADRPA
- a CDS encoding bifunctional folylpolyglutamate synthase/dihydrofolate synthase, with translation MNFSQTRDYLFSLRNKGSTFGIDRMATFIEALGRPDKAYPIIHIAGTNGKGSTAAMLEKIFRSAGYKTGLFTSPHLVFLGERIQVNRTSITPETITSLIGDLDIHAKAIAGEGEENHPTFFEFMAAMAMVHFKNEAVDIAIIETGLGGRLDATNVVDPLISVITSIGLDHTEILGDTIEKIAGEKAGIIKQNKPVVIGRVPDSAADVLINVAAEKNASVISVRQKFGDEVEAYPLTNLFGTFQRWNAATAITTCEYLEKSFPGLLEISNSALEQVDWPGRWQRMILPCGRTVILDATHNSEGAQFLEENLGTLERELGQKPWIVVGTLGDLRAQYLIPAVARYARALYFLEPKQPRAATFEDLQKYIPERSKCPSENAFIEQLFPDKETCSIGQPGDTIVVTGSIYLLGEVLERLTGQQKEIGAALQDLI
- a CDS encoding adenylosuccinate synthetase, which produces MATPAFSSKIIADTGISFGDEGKGRLIYEAISELKETTGQEDPVAIVLKVNGGANSGHTAGGLKLNLLPAGVIAKEVPHLGIGAGVVADPRKFLWEAIPLEARGYDIINRLAIDERTMVSDLTHRLLDLAFEYYRANILGETPRGSTGRGITPSFQDETGQWQIHYAAFRDSKEAFHKKLAQKCDRAVRTIQHVCQVPEEEWAKFFDTLTTAEVRANQESIDAGIFDASEFDFGIFKGETPFTINVDKLVDVYWEAGQKLVSQVKDIRELVIKALEDEKYIIGEFGQAYWLDKRQGFSPNVTASHSFTPEIFNSAGIPVQPVHTIGVAKAYDTKVGTHLFITQFDEEDALGNFLKTLEFGTSTGRQRMVGWYDAVEKGDALRYGGLQDLMINKLDALSHNDEWSGSLKICVAYRDKAGKRVNHVPRDDSYRQELTAIYEEYEGWEEDISSIRSFADLPLNAQRYIAGMVKATCDVAYEGITPKKLVNLRYVGVGPDPEQIIKDIPETEELIGLLTSPVGV